One window of Mastacembelus armatus chromosome 20, fMasArm1.2, whole genome shotgun sequence genomic DNA carries:
- the adgrg2a gene encoding mucin-17, whose protein sequence is MHLKIIRRMCHSEGQWRWTHHFLQVWLLLLIVPLPTALGYFLGDTKAVLNGCEDHWTLQDSATMPLLNQTTVCVNIRVVVPGAWVAFSYSSVYASRPELGLEGDDEALYGWLQRVKHRFPFQLSPTRWHTVCLRRDVPGNSFSLEVDGKMMTERTVSAEAIRPSGSLWLGCRTRDQSRGTNLGQVELYLFRMWADVRDHRPCEDGTVIGWDSQYWGVTSPNARQRDSNLMCDNRRFRRDAVDLSAAITSTVEPTPSPLSVPSTTSASSPDTAAADMSMNNQTSIATGFTPVNCDISPLCSNGSAYFWMTISVQVKEDNKTEKDVKDLVSNAFGCNSEGKTFCQGDTQLQAAEVSCTAKEEIRNTTCSVLLQFSHAVLPCELQLTGATALQKSNQMQASIIGEVERVGRNLCQNLKPSGGEFVRCTSTSSLDDICLSSQQSKLTCSVIEPNSNLAIQPKTVSCRREPQRFCDCSSFCNTTSQFYAIRLNINNASVNTESLRILMSSLSKDNICGSGSGSTCGDYVEILSRYKRAHLECHGEQQRLYSCMVILEMSGPVSGCSLSKLVQQLINSNTGITNETPITRIVMCGSPGLTVPTLLASNLTWVSSNLLISDVCQPDPTLLNCKANETLAVLLAESCPLDPPTTKQSTTSSNFTTTPEAMPPSMTNTTATTLYNTTTAGPSSNGTTRDNETTTEPQPGSPNATTLNNTTTTGPSSNGTTQDNETTTEPQPGSPNATTLNNTTTVGPSSNGTTRHNETTTEPQPGSPNATTLNNTTTTGPSSNGTTRDNETTTEPQPGSPNATTLNNTTTTGPSSNGTTRDNETTAEPQPGSPNATTLNNTTTTGPSSNGTTRDNETTTEPQPGSPNATTLNNTTTTGPSSNGTTRHNETTTEPQPGSPNATTLNNTTTVGPSSNGTTRDNETTTEPQPGSPNATTLNNTTTVGPSSNGTTRHNETTTEPQPGSPNATTLNNTTTTGPSSNGTTRDNETTTEPQPGSPNSTAWFNITTAQPSTGSPNDMSTTTPLNNQTTKNSTPSVTTNRNDTNTTTTAATTFNHNVTSTDSSLEHTTTTSNETTTIQSTHPTQNNSTTTMMPSTSTPTLLNSTLSTMTTTTGTGTNSTTTVLTTTSQDLLDELGQVQNVSQLNSSQVAQLVGRMEQLLDESSVSLAMGQKIINTVSKLMTVNAVGLSASANRLIHVVDNLGLNLVVSGGSAILPSNSLVLAVRTVDGTRFPTTSFDIFNPDNVQLRALSSSRSKRSGSALGSVLLPSSLTAGLSPQQQQKANRVQFTFYTKPTLFQDTTLKNSTIVSSVLGSSVSNLSISNLTENIQFTIQNVNPIYGNFVASCAFWDFTLNSGKGGWSTFGCSLVNATSEKTTCSCNHLTSFAILLDLSREAITDRQQAQILTFITYIGCGMSAIFLAFTILTYLSFPKLLRDIPAKILVQLCMSLLLLDLVFLLDGWLALYPATGLCISTAFFLHYFLLTSFTWAGMEALHMYLSIVRVFTPYLSRYMLKFTLMGWGIPLIVVIIVISVDKNHYGLVTYGKYTDGTSDDFCWVRNNTVFYVGVVAYFVLIFILCLVVFIVVMIQLSRIKKQNPQNQSPNRGRISDLRSVAGLIVLLGLTWGFAFFAWGPLYLPFVYLFSIFNSLTGFFIFIFHCAVKENVRRQWRTYLCCGKLRLAENSEWSRTATQNNRTSIATATTSAPHFTSRSGSVISNATNCSGSVFGDSGISDGSSSDVVLNNLHRRNLSMQGED, encoded by the exons GAGAATGTGTCACTCTGAAGGACAGTGGCGATGGACCCATCATTTCCTTCAAGTCTGGCTTTTGCTGCTGATAGTCCCACTTCCCACAG CACTTGGATATTTCCTCGGGGACACAAAGGCAGTATTAAATGGCTGTGAGGACCACTGGACCCTGCAGGACAGTGCCACCATGCCATTGCTCAATCAGACGACTGTGTGTGTCAACATCCGTGTGGTTGTCCCAGGAGCTTGGGTGGCCTTCTCCTACAGTTCTGTGTATGCATCCAGGCCTGAGCTTGGTCTGGAGGGAGATGATGAGGCATTGTATGGGTGGCTGCAAAGGGTCAAACACCGATTTCCTTTTCAATTGTCCCCAACACGATGGCACACAGTGTGTCTCAGGAGAGATGTACCAGGCAACTCCTTCAGCTTGGAG GTTGATGGGAAAATGATGACTGAGAGGACAGTCTCTGCTGAGGCCATCCGCCCGTCTGGTTCCCTGTGGCTGGGCTGTCGTACCAGAGACCAATCTCGAGGAACTAATCTTGGACAAGTGGAGCTGTATTTGTTCCGCATGTGGGCAGACGTGCGGGATCACAGGCCCTGTGAAGATGGCACTGTGATTGGCTGGGATTCTCAGTATTGGGGTGTGACCAGCCCCAATGCCAGACAAAGGGACTCCAACCTTATGTGTG ACAACAGACGTTTCCGACGTGATGCTGTTGATTTGTCTGCAG ccatCACATCTACAGTTGAACCGACACCGTCACCTTTATCAG tgCCTTCAACTACATCTGCATCGAGTCCTGACACAGCAGCCGCTGACATGTCCATGAACAATCAGACATCTATAGCCACAG GTTTTACACCAGTAAATTGTGACATCAGCCCACTCTGCTCCAATGGCA GTGCTTACTTTTGGATGACTATAAGCGTGCAGGTCAAAGAAGACAATAAGACGGAAAAAGATGTGAAAGATTTG GTGTCAAATGCATTTGGTTGTAACTCTGAAGGAAAAACATTCTGCCAGGGTGATACACAGCTTCAG gCAGCTGAGGTCTCCTGCACtgcaaaagaagaaataag AAATACAACCTGCAGTGTGCTGTTGCAGTTCAGCCATGCTGTCTTACCATGTGAACTCCAGCTCACCGGAGCCACTGCACTGCAGAAATCTAACCAAATGCAAGCATCAATCATAGGAGAAGTGGAGAGAGTCG GTCGAAATCTGTGTCAGAACTTGAAGCCCTCTGGTGGTGAGTTTGTGAGGTGCACATCTACATCTTCCCTGGATGATATCTGCCTGTCCAGCCAACAGTCTAAGCTTACATG CTCAGTCATAGAGCCCAACTCTAACCTAGCTATACAGCCAAAGACAGTCTCCTGCAGGA ggGAACCTCAACGCTTCTGTGACTGCAGCTCTTTCTGTAATACCACAA gCCAGTTCTATGCCATAAGACTTAATATCAACAATGCTTCTGTTAATACTGAATCCCTACGTATTTTG ATGTCAAGTCTTAGTAAAGATAACATCTGTGGCTCAGGATCAGG GTCAACGTGTGGAGATTATGTAGAGATTTTAAGCCGCTACAAG AGAGCTCACCTGGAATGTCATGGGGAACAACAAAG GTTGTACAGCTGTATGGTGATACTGGAGATGTCTGGGCCTGTCAGTGGTTGTTCCCTGAGTAAACTCGTGCAACAACTCATTAACAGCAACACTGGCATAACAAACGAAACACCAATTACACGCATTG TCATGTGTGGTTCTCCTGGTTTGACTGTCCCCACTCTGTTGGCATCCAACCTGACCTGGGTTTCTAGTAACCTGCTGATCTCCGATGTCTGCCAACCTGACCCCACTCTGCTTAATtg TAAGGCAAATGAGACACTTGCTGTTCTTTTGGCTGAAAGCTGCCCTCTGGATCCGCCCACAACCAAGCAAAGCACAACCAGCAGCAACTTTACTACAACTCCTGAAGCCATGCCACCATCTATGACCAATACTACTGCCACAACACTCTACAATACAACCACAGCCGGACCTTCTTCAAATGGTACAACGCGAGACAATGAAACTACAACTGAACCACAGCCAGGTTCTCCAAATGCCACAACACTCAACAATACAACCACAACCGGACCTTCTTCAAATGGTACAACGCAAGACAATGAAACTACAACTGAACCACAGCCAGGTTCTCCAAATGCCACAACACTCAACAATACAACCACAGTCGGACCTTCTTCAAATGGTACAACGCGACACAATGAAACTACAACTGAACCACAGCCAGGTTCTCCAAATGCCACAACACTCAACAATACAACCACAACCGGACCTTCTTCAAATGGTACAACGCGAGACAATGAAACTACAACTGAACCACAGCCAGGTTCTCCAAATGCCACAACACTCAACAATACAACCACAACCGGACCTTCTTCAAATGGTACAACGCGAGACAATGAAACTACAGCTGAACCACAGCCAGGTTCTCCAAATGCCACAACACTCAACAATACAACCACAACCGGACCTTCTTCAAATGGTACAACGCGAGACAATGAAACTACAACTGAACCACAGCCAGGTTCTCCAAATGCCACAACACTCAACAATACAACCACAACCGGACCTTCTTCAAATGGTACAACGCGACACAATGAAACTACAACTGAACCACAGCCAGGTTCTCCAAATGCCACAACACTCAACAATACAACCACAGTCGGACCTTCTTCAAATGGTACAACGCGAGACAATGAAACTACAACTGAACCACAGCCAGGTTCTCCAAATGCCACAACACTCAACAATACAACCACAGTCGGACCTTCTTCAAATGGTACAACGCGACACAATGAAACTACAACTGAACCACAGCCAGGTTCTCCAAATGCCACAACACTCAACAATACAACCACAACCGGACCTTCTTCAAATGGTACAACGCGAGACAATGAAACTACAACTGAACCACAGCCAGGTTCTCCAAATTCCACAGCGTGGTTCAACATAACTACAGCTCAACCATCGACAGGTTCTCCAAATGATATGTCAACAACAACACCACTGAACAACCAGACTACCAAAAACTCCACACCAAGTGTGACAACcaacagaaatgacacaaacaccACTACAACAGCTGCCACCACCTTTAATCACAATGTAACATCAACTGATTCTTCCCTTGAGCATACAACTACAACTTCAAACGAAACCACTACGATACAGAGTACACATCCAACCCAGAATAACAGCACTACAACAATGATGCCTTCAACATCAACTCCAACTCTCCTAAACAGCACACTCAGCACGATGACCACAACGACTG GTACTGGAACTAACTCAACAACTACAGTATTGACAACTACAAGCCAAGATTTACTGGATGAACTAGGTCAAGTACAAAATGTATCCCAGCTCAACTCCTCTCAG GTGGCACAGTTAGTGGGGAGAATGGAACAACTTTTGGATGaatcctctgtctctctggcaATGGGACAAAAAATCATCAACACTGTCAGCAAACTGATGACAGTAAATGCAGTGGGCCTCTCTGCATCTGCTAACAG GCTAATTCATGTGGTGGATAATCTGGGTCTTAACCTGGTTGTCAGTGGTGGCAGTGCGATCCTCCCTTCAAATTCATTGGTTCTCGCAGTCAGGACAGTGGATGGGACCAGATTCCCAACTACATCTTTTGACATCTTTAACCCTGATAATGTCCAG CTCCGTGCCCTCAGTAGCTCCCGTTCTAAGAGGTCAGGGTCTGCCTTGGGATCTGTATTGTTGCCATCCTCCCTAACTGCAGGTCTTAGTcctcagcagcaacagaagGCTAACAGAGTCCAATTCACTTTTTACACTAAACCTACCCTCTTTCAG GATACAACATTGAAAAACAGCACCATTGTCAGTTCAGTCCTGGGCTCAAGTGTCTCCAATTTGTCAATAAGCAACTTAACAGAGAACATTCAGTTTACAATCCAAAATGTCAACCCTATATAT GGAAACTTTGTGGCCTCGTGTGCATTTTGGGACTTTACTCTGAATA GTGGTAAAGGAGGCTGGAGCACTTTTGGCTGCTCTCTTGTCAATGCCACATCAGAAAAAACAACCTGCAGCTGCAACCATCTCACTTCATTTGCAATATTGCTG GATTTGTCCAGAGAAGCAATAACTGATCGTCAGCAAGCACAAATTCTGACTTTCATTACGTACATCGGCTGTGGAATGTCTGCTATTTTTCTTGCGTTCACCATACTGACATACCTGTCATTTCC AAAACTTCTTCGGGATATACCAGCCAAGATCCTGGTCCAACTCTGCatgtccctcctcctcctcgacTTGGTATTTTTACTGGATGGCTGGCTGGCACTGTACCCAGCAACTGGGCTGTGTATTAGCACTGCCTTCTTCTTGCACTACTTCCTGCTGACATCATTTACCTGGGCAGGGATGGAAGCCCTGCACATGTATTTGAGCATCGTCCGGGTCTTCACTCCCTACCTTAGCAGATATATGCTCAAGTTCACTCTGATGGGCTGGG GTATTCCTCTTATTGTGGTAATCATTGTAATATCAGTGGACAAAAACCATTATGGTCTGGTTACATATGGAAAGTACACGGACGGCACTTCAGATGACTT CTGTTGGGTGCGAAATAATACTGTCTTCTACGTGGGTGTGGTGGCCTACTTCGTCCTCATCTTTATATTGTGCTTGGTGGTCTTCATCGTTGTGATGATCCAACTATCTCGAATCAAGAAGCAAAACCCCCAGAACCAGTCTCCTAACAGGGGAAGGATTTCCGACCTTCGTAGTGTTGCTGGCCTCATCGTCCTGCTTGGCCTCACCTGGGGGTTTGCATTTTTCGCCTGGGGACCCCTCTATTTACCCTTTGTTTATCTCTTCTCCATATTTAACTCTCTTACAG gtttcttcatcttcattttccACTGTGCTGTGAAAGAAAATGTCCGGAGGCAGTGGAGAACTTATCTCTGCTGTGGAAAACTGCGATTGGCTGAAAACTCAG AATGGAGTCGGACGGCCACCCAGAACAACAGGACATCCATCGCCACAGCAACCACTTCAGCGCCCCACTTTACCTCTAGAAGCGGCTCTGTCATCAGCAATGCCACTAATTGCAGTG GCTCTGTGTTTGGAGACAGTGGAATATCTGATGGCTCCAGTAGTGATGTTGTTCTCAATAACCTCCACAGACGAAATCTGTCAATGCAAGGCGAGGACTGA